CTACCTACACGTCGCATTCTCAATTTGGTTTTTCCCACGAAGTTGGAGTTATAGCTGGTCCAGTACAATTTAGATCTGACTTTGGGCAACGTTTTAATGAAGAAAATAATATAGGTAATACTGGTTACGGTATTGGTCTAATACACTACATAAACTTTTCTTATCGAGCAGATTGTAATTGCTACACTGCAGACAATTATTTTAATGACCACTTTAAATTAAGAAGTGAAATTTCATTTAATAAAACTCAATTAAATCACTTTGGTCGTTGGGTAGATTCAAGTCAATTTGGTATTGATGGACAACGATTAAGAGCACATTCAGGTGAAGCAAACAATTTTGATATTGGTATGCAATTAGAATATTTTCCGTTGAGTATTAGAGCTTTCTCATCTCATACGGGCGGCTGGGCGCCTTTT
This DNA window, taken from Winogradskyella sp. PC-19, encodes the following:
- a CDS encoding THC0290_0291 family protein → MSINLRQLLIICVVVFTTYTSHSQFGFSHEVGVIAGPVQFRSDFGQRFNEENNIGNTGYGIGLIHYINFSYRADCNCYTADNYFNDHFKLRSEISFNKTQLNHFGRWVDSSQFGIDGQRLRAHSGEANNFDIGMQLEYFPLSIRAFSSHTGGWAPFVSLGAHYTMSSPKQFTTFGRNGGPSDNNIFNPDNVYGPWIQASDGEYPINTDTINAFSMVASIGTRYKLTILSDLMIDLRYQYYFSDWIDGLNHKLPSNKYNDVLLWLNVGYIYYLD